TCATGGTGGcatagagaaccaaatctcccatcaaataccaaacctacccaatgactctactcacatatcagcctactccaaacTAGCAAGCACCCTTACCCTCTTCCCAAACTCTACCACCCACtcatcagtcatctccacctcccacatatcagcctacttcacccagatattcccaactcgcacatgtttaccaagactataatactcaaccatcccactatcaatcacctcctgcacgccaaaacttccgtagacttcgaccaaattttgactgcAGACCTCCTAAAAATATAcaaccattgctgaacctattgaccagttgtacgagagatTCAAAgccactggttatgtcacccatatCCCTATTTCaactcctgagaacccttctcagtgggttaacccaaacaaatcctatacataccattccgacatgaaggggcacaccatcgacgaatgtcgttcaTTAAAGGACAAGATCtaggctttgattgacaacaagattattgtggcaaaggagcccgctccgaatgtccgcagtaaccctctgccagaccataagggtggagacgttcacatgattgaaatagaggatgattgggatcccgaggggtctatcgggttgatcgcagaaggtgatgacccaaagaagacAATAGTTacccttaatccaatcatagtacAGATTCGTCCATCTGGGgacgctgaggtaaatatgttCGTGCCACTCGAGTTTGAAAcaacgtcatctgcaaagacaccagcaacaattgaggtcgaattcgtgtctccaacaaatgcacctacaccattcgaagttgcagttttacgaCCCAAGGGACATGCTCTGTTTGAGGTGAAGGTATCCACGCCAATACCAGTGGCAATGTCGGCCGTGACGCCATTCcacacaaaggctataccatgggactatataGCTGAGGCAAGGAGGAAGGGCAAtgttaggttcgaggaaactatTGCCACACAGGGTATGATGAGAATGGGTAGGGTCTATACCCCAGAACATCTAGctaagtcaagcaagcaggcctccaatcggccgccCATCATTGAGATAagtccagacgatctttggagaaagatacaggctaaggaatactcggtcatcgaccagttgaacaaaacaccggcaaaaatctccatacttgcttgctacaaattctgaggcacacaagaatgctctgttgagggtgctgagtgaagcagaCGTGCCAAGAAACATCACGGGCGGGGAAATGGATAACATGGTAAGACAGGTGTTGGAGAGCcgcaagatcacttttcatgaggatgagctgccacctgaagggttgggacacaacaaagcactacacatcactgtgcaatgcgaagactacttcatcaccaggatcctgatAGACaggggttccagtctcaacatttgtccattggtaacactcaagaagttgggtaggggactgcacgagataaaggatggatccatcaacgtgaaagctttcgacggttcccaaaggtccatcattggggaaattagtctgtGCTTACAGATGGggacaacttggttcgatgttgatttccaagtgatagacatgccaacatcttacaatctgctattgggacggccatggatccatattgctggggccgtagcatcaacactataTCAGGCggtgaagtttgagtggaatcactaggaagtgatcattcacgacgaCGGTAGTAACCCTATATACAATCGCCAGAACATTCCATCAATCGAGGGGAGAAAGAAGCTgggaggagagacttaccatcacatcgaacgagtgaatgctattgacaaagacaaatggtgggataaaaaAATCGAGAGCATattgaattggagtgggtacgaacctggcaagggactcggaaagaacctccaaggaatcgttaagcccataaaactcaagaaacatggcaccactttcggtctgggatatgaatacacctaggaagaattcaacaactggtcgccaccatggcgcggtccttactatctgctagagcagccaataccacatttggagcagactttccaacaggctgacattgtttatgggtcagaagaagaagaagcacttgcagcggtaaagaatttgttcctggaagacaatgacatggactattgtgttgttctcgaggaggagggggaggaagacccttccatacaggccatAAACAGAGGGGCacacctcaataactggaccatcaggacaaccagagcccgacgagcctcggggtagcaaggctaaaacaagcagcatacactgtttttatttactaaatgattttcctttcgcattttaattccCGTAATAAGATCTCCAATATTCAAAACGATTATGCGATTTattaaagcattttgacttttcttatgaatcaatactctttatttttctcttattactttacttatatagcattactattacttatcttgatgaaccaatgactgtgacatacaATGAGACAACGTaacaaatggacattgatttagaggaagacgacataccagaagagattatTAAGGAATTTAAGAATCttaagaacagacctaagtctaacctagacgagaccgagattgttaacctgggagatgcagagaacgtcaaagaaacgagaatcagtgtccacttatcgctatcagaaaagaaggaatacatagaatttctaagggaatatgaagacatattcgctggtcgtatgatgacatgactggtctgagtacatctattgtggctcacaaactgccaaccgatctaacatgtccgccggtaaagcaaaagctcagaaagtttaagcctgacatgagtctgaaaattaagaaagaagtcactaagcaagtcaaagccaaggttctcagggtagtagaatacccaaccgggccagtccgaaagacgacttccccttgccaaacatacacatcatgatcgacaattgcgccaagcatgaattgcagtcatttgtggattgttttgctgggtatcatcagatttggatggatgaagaagatgctgaaaaacgactttcattacgccgtggcgaatgtactgttacaagataatGTCGTTCGGctatgcaggggccacctacatgagggccatgactaccatcttccacgatatgatacataaggatatagaggtgtacatagatgatgttattatcaagtccaagaaagccactgaccacatgaaagatttgaggaagttcttcaataaattacgaaggtacaacctgaaactaaatcccgcaaagtgtgcatttggggttcctgccggaaaactacttggtttattgtgagtcgccgaggaatagaactagatccatcaaaggtcaaagctattcaagaattgccaccgccgaagaacaagaaggctgtgatgagtttcttggggagacttaactacatcatccagttcatagcacaatctatagttatctgtgagccaatatttaagatgttaaagaaagacgctgctaccaaatggactgatgactgccaaaaagctttcgacagaatcaaggagtacctgtcaacttCACCGgatttggtcccgcccgagccaagTAGACCTATATTACTCTACCttacagtattggatggagctttcggttgtgttctggggcagtaTGATGAGATGgtaaggaaggagcaggccatctattatctcagcaagaagttcaccccgtacgaggcccggtattctcttttagaatgcatctgttgtgctttgacttgggtagctcagaagttgaggcactacttctgtgcctatactatatatctcatatcaaggatggatcccttgaagtacatctttcaaaagcccatgtCCACTGtcaagttagccaagtggcaaatcgtgttaagtgagttcgacattgtttgcGTAATTTAGAAAGCGATCAAGGGAcaggcattggcagatcaccttacTGAAAATCTCGTGGATGGAGagtacgaacccctgaaaacatgttttcctgatgaagaggtatcgttcataggagaggacattgcagaatcctatgatggttggagaatttttttgatggagcagcaaacttcaaagaagttggcataggagcagtcctagtatcagaaactagtcagcattatccggtgtctgccaaactcaggttcctgtgcaccaacaacatggccgagtatgaagcctacatcttagggctcaagatggccattgacatgaacattcaagagttgctagtgatcggagattcggacctacttatacatcaggttcgagaagaatgggcaacgaaaaactccaagatactcccgtatctgcatcatgtataggaattaagaaagaggttcacaaagacagaattccaacatgttcccagaatccagaatgagttcgctgatgcattggctaccctatcttccatgatacaacatccagacaaaaacttcattgaCCCTATTCCgttaaagatccatgatcagccagcttattgtgctcatgttgaggaagaagcagacaaaaactttgattttatgatatcaaggaatatttgacgaaaggagaatacccgaagCGCACAAATCCTACTCATAATCGCACACTTCaaaggttatccaacaatttctttcacagcggaggaatcttgtataggaggactcctgatttgggattgctaaggtgtgtcgacgcaaaagaagcatctaggctactcgaggaaattcatgctgggacctgcggtccacatatgaacggttttgtcttagcaaagaagatactccgagcttaatgcaacaagctcaccatggccgtttgccgcttggggaatggatgttattggaccaattgagccctCTACCTCCAACGGGCACAtttttatcctagtagcaatcgactatttcaccaaatgggtcaaagcaacatcttacagtgcagtgaccaagaaagtcgaggcagactttgtccgcgaccgcatcatttgtcgattcgggactctagaatcaatcattactgataatggctccaacctcaacagtgacttgatgaaagccatgtgtgaaaccttcaatatcagacacaagaattctacagcctacagaccttagatgaacggagcagtagaagccgccaataagaatatcaagaagatattgaggaaaatgataaagaagcataaacagtggcacgagaagttatcgttCGCTTTACTGGGATATCTCACCAttgtccgcacatcaaccggggcaaccccatATATGCTAGTGTATGGCACATAGGccgtcattcccgctgaggtagaaattccctccctaaggatcatacaggaagctgagctcaatgatgcagagtgggtaaagagtcgttacgagcagctggctcttatcgatggaaagagaatgaatgcagtttgccatggtcaactttatccgAACAGAATGTGTATAGCcctcaacaaaagagtcaagccgagacagttcacaccaggacagctggtgttaaagaaatccttccacatcaagatgaagccaaagggaaattttctcctaattggcagggtccgtacatggttcactgggttctaacaggaggagccctcatacttgcagaaatggatggagaagtctggccaaagccgatcaatttagatgcagtcaagcgttactatgtgtaatctgtatactttcctatatgatgtaaattggaCTACGTTTGGCccgattcccatttaagaggggatacgtaggcagccctatgagtTCGGTCTCAATTCAATAAACTtttatttccccccgcaattggaaactggggcagaattttgaggaggaccctcaaaatttcgaagttaatttcagccaatcatcgctaGCAGCAGTCGAAAGCATCATTCTATTAAACTGGGGCATAATTTTGAGGAGGaacctcaaaattccgtaacaagaaaggttgaaatgtcttgaaccacgtcgcaatcattggttcatctaaagaaaactattcttaattatgtatttattgttacatcttctttactaaatcatacatgtttatttctgaaatcgCTCTATTTAGCAATGCTAACCCCAACAATATGTACAAGTCACCAGATCAAAGCGGGCAGGTCAAGTAGAGCCAGCGAGGATACGAGCTAACCTCccctctttacaaaactcacaatttttctttggatgcaggctcttgagttgcaaaatcatcaaatatactatacactcacgagactcacattgctcagaaatacaactctcagaaccgttgcacttactcacaactACTATCCACACACAGTGTCCCCAACAAACACAGTATCCCCAACAGTCGCAATATCataatccgctatcagctaagaaattctattatcatttttcccttttacttcttgcataaggctaccattctgccttccgagactaatctCTATCTAcatatgcatttttgcattgcataagtctaccattttgccttccgagactaagctttgtctccatctgtatttatgcattgcataaggctaccattctgcctttcgagactaagctctgtctccatctacattcctgcattgcataaggctaccattctgccttccgagactaagctctgtctccatctgcattcttgcattgcataaggctaccattctgccttctgaggttaagctctacctccatttgcatggctgaaagatcgccaccttatttacatttgcagtggctgaaagatcgccaccttatttatatttgcatggctgaaaaattgtcgccttatttacatttgcatgggctgaaagatcgccaccttatttacgtttgcattggctgaaagatcgccacctctacatttgcatggctgaaagatcaccacccaTTGCATCTCATCGGCTGAatgatcgccacctactgcatctcatgggctgaaagatcaccaaatcatctgaaggcatcattgttcggaggcaccattttcatagcccgagaacaccatatcatgccctaaggaccccttttaatcttttgcatatcattattcaaaggcatcatggttcggaggcatcatcatcatagcctgagagcaccatttcatggcctacgaatcctttattatacgtttcatggcccaggacatcatggtctaaggacgtcatcctaaccgtctgaggacaaacattcatggtccgacgggaatttgcatcgtgtttaaatttacgcacaatatatgtttgtgttgcttatttgtaggtaaaccagcgagcaacggccatctcagcgggagcgatcccgctccagttccctcagccGTGTTAGACTTTGACCATTCACCCCATCCTCAATAtcgcgtccgttcttgaaaagtctctatCGGTATACTCTGCCggcggatcctgaactacatatgacctgattcttgtaagactagagatatgtaggtagctcaggagccagagcacggccaaacctcttcaaaccatttcgttcagtcaaaattggccatcatatcgttacccgacaactctttcatcatttccgggtaaagaggggcaactgttgatacccaaattttccttgtatattttttaatatgcaaaatattttcaaaatagcatgtatatgcatatataagtatgtccaaaggttttctcatttttccttaatttttaaagatttttaaaatcaatttattgccctattttatcaagaaaaatccaataattattcccaaaattatctttttggtaattcatttatttgattcgcatatttatgctaaaatatagctaacataattttttgcatattttcacaaatttatttggcattttaaaagctaaattgcatataattgcaatattggcctcttttaaaatataaatcgTATTTATATTTATAAGACTAACTCCAGTATTTttcatttgataattatgtattattaatcattttagtgctaTTAATTTATTCTCAGagattattttactatttttataaaatcaagCAAGGGAAAGGTggttatttaaatactagccccaTTTATTTCAGTTATAGCCCTAAATTAACCCCAATTTGAACCCAATCTCAAActcaattacccagcccaaatcctaaatctacccgacccatgaCGCTTTTAAATGACCCGCCCGGATCCCCAttcaatccaggtcgttgatcgaaatgatcaacggccaccatttgccccttccttttttaacctgGACCTACTCCCAAACCCTGGTCATTTTGCACCTACAACCGCCCTTGAATTCCCCCTTCTCCCAACTCTCTCTTAGAAACCCTTGCCGCCACCTTCAATCACCACCTAAAATTGAccaaatccatggcttccaaagccattGATGGCCTATATCTACCCCCTACgactcctacattctcaattaTCATGGCTTCAAGGCCAGACCTTGAAGAAATTTGGTCCAGACCTCGGATGTTTTCAGAGCTATGGCTATCTCCGTCCATCTTCGACCTTGCTCCGACCAGCTATGGCCATTCAGGCCTGATCTCGACCTTTCCTGCCTAGATCGAtaatttccaagcctttctcatccTCTGAGTTTCTTCTGAAACCTTAACCTTCAAGGTtcttctgattcttttagatccgttgtagATCTGTGTTCTCTCTAAGTTTTTAAACTTTTTCTCAAAGTCTCTTTCAAAACTTtaccttcaaaacctttatcttttccgatttagggttttgttaAGATAGCTCGAAGCCTTCTCTGATTTTAGcgtgttctactgtgtttcttatgttgattcttctactgtgtttcttatgttgattcttctactgtgtttcttatgttgattcttctactatgttcttatgttgttcttctactgtgtttctttatgttaaagTCTTAGTCCTTTCTTAAGGTTTCTGATTTATTCTCTTCGTTGATATTTTGCAtgattctcttgtctttcatctctatactcgATTAATAgtaaaaaccctaaaatttgggggttcatTCGAGTTTTGAGACTATTTGCTATGAGATTTGTCTGttcctcatctctgaacttgtttggtttcaaaactctaatttctttggacctattcgagTTCCTGAAGTCATTTCATCTACTGCTCGACTGAGTTTCGAAATCTTTGTTTCaacttttgtttctttatatgattctgacttcctgCTAAACCCTATAAGATCTTTTACTTGGccctttgcatgctatttgatactctctcccttctccattggtgagttactgaaactgacctatgtgaccaccatgttcctatagtccactacttactgattttgcaattgcatgacacttttctttgtcctaaattcagtctcgcatgcctaatacttgtgtgctctttatatatgctGAGCTTCTCCTCTAAAATTACTTTTGATGTTTGACTGATTTCAGACCTCCTTGTGTTAGTcggattgattctttccttgttttactaatttccctgtttcttggtttgatttgaaaactttccttagcctttctgatttggtttattcatgaaccagtaatctcgaatctctgactccttgatttactatgtactgattgattcttgccttatttgtttaaccgtgtatttcaaagattcttcccttaattaaactcatatgtatttacccctaattgtctactttgcacaagatgcttattcgatctctttccttaaatgatttATGCTCCTTACCAttaagtttgaactccttaattaaaggaagttcttctgctaattgattttaattggtacgtggttattttcttgccttattctctgcctgttttcaaactataaataacatgctctttcattgacacaaaaagacacgaacactcttagttttctgaactcaTACTCACATTCAAAAAGCACTTTCACTTttgttacttgtactgtggcctgttttctttcaagtactgCTACTACTGTATTTTGCTTCTtcgaactggtatgttctgattaaatttccagcatcacaacaatgtgtttacttaatacttttaccttcttgtctgtctactgcttgtgtttagtttagtacttattttagcatgctaTTGTTTTCTTCTACCTATTCTGaatctattatgaatcccaaacccccactccaaTGTGTTTGATGCTATGGTTTGCTTGAAGCATGACAATACTGAATATTACTGCCCATGACTCAAGTTTGATCCCCTACTTCTATGTTTCTCTACTATTGTATGTTCTGGTAGGCTTATAAGCATGCCAGCAttatctattgttgtgcatgcccaaagttTACCCTTGCCTAAGCACATAGGCTCTTTGCAACTTTATTTccctgaaccccttttgtgtACTTGTTAGTAGCTGTTTCCCTCTCCTTCACCCCTTTAGAACTCTGCtcttcacttgcactctctcttagacttaaaGTTCTGCCCCCCTATTCttagccttgccttgggaccccttgagttccctctgaacttggacacttgagggatgGTACTTTCACACTGCACTTGCCCCTATTCTgataatacaatttgggtgtgagcactgcccgaagtcccattgaggctcttggggaactctgacacactcaaattggagaaagacTTTGGATCAATGGTCCTTGAGTTGGGTTTATcttgtaactcagagaggaagtcagaatcaggcttctctagttgtacttttttaattttcctaatgtaattttatttattatggtttgtaataatttgtaataaacatttggggttggTTAGTGAAAAatggtgggtaactatgtatgcaaagggtagaaatcatgactataggactaATATATTCCTGCATATTCAATCTcatgtagaaaccatgtctataggattctgcatattcaattacatcttgaaatcatgtctatagagtTCTGCCTATTTAACTTtatatagaaattatgcctataagatgttctgaattctgcatgttcaaatatcacttagaaatcatgtctataggattctgcatatttaatttcatatagaaatcatgcctatagaaatgTTCAATTCTGCATAATGTTTAAAACAAGGTCCGCACTTAGACACTGTATCTACAAGGTCTTAAATTAGTAACGCCTAGAAAACATGCCTGTAGAagtttctaataaaaaatctgATTCGCCTCACTTAGTGTTAGATATAAAACCAGTAGTAATGGCTGCTATCGTTTGCAGAACTTGCAATCAATTCGTTTAAATTTTGCCTCTCTCTTTCAATAATCTAAGTCCCTCACTTAGCAAATATGCATTATTCATTTCGAAtcttactgtttcattgctttctgaatccagtagataaCATGCTCATAGGAtctttgtccaacacttaggcgaGCCTTAGGGTAATAAATATCaactgaatctgcttctgttaataattacaaccagcaggcaggcctgattcagacttcttatttgagttatgcgATAAGTTGAAactgtctcaacaatttcctctcactcgtctttaataccttctaaatcagacctaaacagtatgtataagtcatgctaattacatgcttctttgtttaaggaggtatatctgagcctctgcttgttataTGTTTTCCTCGATTTGCAAtgcgtgttttgtatgtcgcctagagttttacctttgaaactccaaataagcccaacatccttcccttttaggattagtagtcctaaattcctctaggactgataggattggggtgagtaatagcatgcaataagtaaacgagaccaatacgcgctttaaataccttaatggggtgggaagggtagatatggatatgatgaccatgtgATAatgtctcgtgtagcccctcattgaggagtgattaccgggcattgtgtggggtgatccatattgttaataaacctagaaccccctttcccttacttctttatttcttttatcatttcaactccttctttGAGAATCAGCTTCCTTGGCTCTTTCAAGCTTTATTTGCTTGCAAACTATTATATGAaacccctcttatttgagccttatttgtctacatgataattgcacccaaattcacaataattgtctggtcgagaactacactagtggattctgaggggtgcctaacaccttccctttgaataatttcaagcccttaccctaatctctggttattcaaaatcaaacttttttggtgtcctaatgcaccttaaattattaggtggcgactcttcaaatgcaaacccaattcccaaaaggaatgagttgtccctccaaatgtcgtaaacccgatttcgctctaGAAAAAGGCGGCGCGAtagctggggcacaacaaagcactacacatcaccgtgcaatgcgaagattatttcatcaccagaatcttgatcgatggaggttccagtcttaacatttgtccgctaGTAACACTCatgaagttgggtaaagggctgcatgatataaaggatggagcaatcaatgtgaaagccttcgatggttctcagaggtctaccattggtgagattagtctatgcctgcagatgggaccaacctggttcgaggttgatttccaggtaatagatgtaccagcatTTTACAACTTGCTGCTTggatggccatggattcatgctgcttgGGCCGTAGCTTCAATgttgcatcaggcagtaaagttcgaatggaatcactaggaagtgatcattcatggtgatggtagcaaccctatatacagtcgccagaccattccggaaatcgagggaagaaggaagctggttGGAGAAAATTACCACCATATTGAGCGGGTTAAtgctattgacaaagacaaatggtgggatagaaaAATTGAGAGTATGCCGAGTTGGAGTGGGTacaaacctggcaaagggctgggcaagaacctccaaggacaagaaacatggcactacctttggtttgggatatgaatacacctgggaagaattcaatagctGGTCGCCACTATAGCGCGGTCCTTATTACCCACTAGAGCAGACCTTCCATCAgaccgacattatttatgggtcagatgaataagaagcacttgcagcagtgaagaactaGTTTCTTGAGGACATTGATATGggctgttgtgttattctcgaggaggaggcggaggaaggcccttccatacaggctgtgagcagaggggcacatctcaagaattggaccatcaggacaaccaaagcccgatgagcctcgggtagcaaggctaaaacaagcattactcactattttatttactaaat
This sequence is a window from Nicotiana sylvestris chromosome 3, ASM39365v2, whole genome shotgun sequence. Protein-coding genes within it:
- the LOC138888444 gene encoding uncharacterized protein; its protein translation is MDNMVRQVLESRKITFHEDELPPEGLGHNKALHITVQCEDYFITRILIDRGSSLNICPLVTLKKLGRGLHEIKDGSINVKAFDGSQRSIIGEISLCLQMGTTWFDVDFQVIDMPTSYNLLLGRPWIHIAGAVASTLYQAVKFEWNH